The following are encoded together in the Lathyrus oleraceus cultivar Zhongwan6 chromosome 3, CAAS_Psat_ZW6_1.0, whole genome shotgun sequence genome:
- the LOC127127720 gene encoding uncharacterized protein LOC127127720: MRRPGLKDDVAYSFFDPDISVLKDMIALITPDHVGLFREVYGGILKTVFRLMDRDRSAIHTLLQFYDPELRCFVFPDYVLGPMLEDYADILNIQIRDQVPVRVTKEEPDIGGISRAFYLSPEVVKGNLKEKGKLPGFHLSFLEAKAKEQSELGNWEAVCALVAASIYGIILFPNQKNFVDINAIRLFIRRNPIPTLIGDVYYSVHNRNEKRRGGLIRCCAQLLVKWFMGYLPSKGAFVLLGQNVNWATKLMGLRAKDIDWTHSSGVGQDFICSCRGFPNVPLIGVQGCINYNPTLLKRQMGFAMELPPYKSDVQESVYFPVEGNQDRVKQISDAWRSIQRKGKASWGRANNRSFPPFDDWLRKRVELTCLPFPMVDPWYPLVEETPSTVSMDEFLEMKREQDQLLAEKTELEMNVARVQRANQELKAKMEDQDKRHALNAKRFEMDTAYYGKVSQALASSAKEHDITKEKLFRASKVIEDEKRRQILVRDQRDERARVLAAEWEAEKAKIRAERDHYMAERDHYFRQMKIHQKEVGRLQQENIELRFAAEFARMEGEIGPSAGPSSS; encoded by the coding sequence ATGAGAAGACCCGGCTTGAAGGATGATGTtgcttacagtttctttgacccggatatcagtgtgctgaaggatatgatagcgTTGATcactcctgaccatgtggggttgtttcgtgaggtgtatgggggtattctgaagacAGTTTTCAGGCTCATGGATAGAGAcaggagtgccatccatactctaCTTCAGTTTTACGATCCTGAGCTGAGGTGTTTCGTCTTCCCAGATTACGTGCTAGGGCCGATGTTGGAAGATTATGCTGATATTTTGAATATCCAGATCAGGGATCAGGTTCCTGTCCGtgttactaaggaagaacctgatattggtgggatttcTCGTGCCTTCTATCTGAGTCCAGAGGTTGTGAAGGGTAATCTGAAGGAGAAGGGtaagttgcctggttttcatctgagtttcctagaggctaaggCTAAAGAGCAGTCAGAATTGGGGAATTGGGAAGCTGTCTGTGCTCTGGTTGCGgcgagcatttatgggatcattctgtttccgaaccagaagaactttgtggatatcaatgccatccgcttgtttattcgaaggaatcctatccctacattgattggagatgtctattattcggttcataaccggaatgagaagaggcgtgggggtcTGATTCGATGCTGTGCGCAGTTATTGGtcaagtggtttatgggttacttgccatccaagggtgcttttgttcttctgggtcagaatgttaattgggcgaccaaaCTGATGGGTTTGAGGGCTAAGGACATAGATTGGACTCACAGCAGCGGGGTTGGCCAAGATTTTATTTGCAGTTGcaggggttttcccaatgtgccacttataggggtgcagggttgcattaattataacccgacacttcttaagaggcagatgggattcgctatggagcttCCACCATACAAGAGTGATGTTCAGGAATCTgtgtacttcccggttgagggtaatcaggATAGGGTGAAGCAGATATCCGATGCATGGCGCAgtattcaaaggaaaggcaaggcTTCTTGGGGTAGGGCTAACAACAGATCTTTTCCTCCATTcgatgattggctcagaaagagagtggagcttacttgtctaccgtttcctatggtCGATCCGTGGTATCCGTTGGTTGAGGAGACTCCTTCTACTGTCAGTATGGATGAGTTCTTAGAGATGAAGCGGGAACAAGATCAGCTGCTTGCAGAGAAGACGGAATTGGAGATGAatgttgctcgggttcagagaGCCAATCAGGAGCTCAAAGcaaagatggaagatcaagacaagcggcATGCCCTGAATGCAAAGCGCTTCGAGATGGATACcgcctactatgggaaggttagtcaggctttggcatcttcagCAAAGGAGCATGATATCACTaaggagaagctgttcagagcatcaaaggtgatagaagatgagaagaggaggcaaatcctagtcagggatcagagggatgagagagccagagtcctcgctgcagagtgggaggcggagaaagcaaagatcagggccgagagagatcattacatggcagagagagaccactacttcagacagatgaagattcatcagaaggaagttggaagactacagcaggagaacatagagctcaggttcgccgcagagttcgcaaggatggaaggcgagatagggccatctgcgggaccctcatccagttag
- the LOC127129277 gene encoding uncharacterized protein LOC127129277, giving the protein MDHNDHSLEEQELNEYIYRDGKQVLIVEPLNIYKTLPDQIGDYVIEQINIYMRELRKLDEREDLEHQLAIVVFKEDGKKKKRGREIKSMVIGPISISFELPHFCFDSKIDIEKKLAAPRKIRENYGKDIDVTPLADRRFSIIERANNWTIELRKRDDNRIDIIATHLPSNKQFRTKPEVANFILYEALPKSKHKEKN; this is encoded by the exons ATGGATCACAATGACCATAGTTTGGAGGAGCAAGAACTTAACGAATATATTTATAGGGATGGAAAACAAGTATTGATAGTGGAACCACTCAACATTTATAAGACTCTACCCGATCAAATTGGTGATTATGTCATAGAGCAAATTAAT ATATATATGCGGGAATTAAGAAAATTAGATGAACGCGAAGATTTGGAGCATCAGTTGGCTATAGTTGTATTTAAGGAGGATGGT aaaaagaagaaaagaggaAGGGAAATAAAAAGTATGGTGATCGGACCAATTTCGATTTCTTTTGAATTACCACATTTTTGTTTCGACAGCAAAATTGATATTGAAAAG AAGCTTGCAGCCCCTCGTAAGATACGTGAGAATTATGGAAAAGATATAGATGTTACTCCACTTGCAGATCGAAGATTTTCTATTATTGAAAGAGCAAATAATTGGACAATTGAACTGAGAAAACGAGATGATAATCGAATAGATATT ATTGCTACACATTTACCATCGAACAAGCAATTTCGTACAAAGCCCGAAGTGGCTAATTTTATTCTTTATGAAGCTCTCCCAAAATCTAAACACAAGGAGaaaaattaa